Proteins from a single region of Engystomops pustulosus chromosome 5, aEngPut4.maternal, whole genome shotgun sequence:
- the RPP38 gene encoding ribonuclease P protein subunit p38, translating to MAPKLGKMSISKIKARSKTSLNSPYVKIWTPVVGEDMQFILKTLLKMLEEFGLKKIETHPTAGKGRKKRKKPQDSEGNNNNSDKDDKGSDTETPKKAVPETGWTNTDLRKQLAVGINEVTRALEKNDLFLVIVCKSAKPEMITKHIMELSYSREVPALQLPRLSENIAPTLGLKSVLALGLRKSADLFHEQVKAILPLVPPLHVPWLPIEGATPKKFIVSVEEDEPEEAEPGNPPSAKKRKLSTAVPVDIKLHNLKVKKIVPNPAKKKKKKEKKAQKKVLKQKTK from the coding sequence ATGGCTCCCAAGTTGGGCAAAATGTCGATAAGTAAAATTAAAGCTCGGTCTAAGACCTCTTTGAACAGCCCGTACGTGAAGATCTGGACCCCCGTGGTCGGAGAGGACATGCAATTCATCCTGAAGACTTTATTGAAAATGCTTGAGGAATTTGGACTGAAGAAGATCGAGACGCACCCAACAGCAGGAAAGGGCCGAAAAAAGCGTAAAAAACCACAAGATTCCGAAGGAAACAACAATAATTCTGATAAAGACGACAAAGGTTCCGACACAGAGACTCCAAAAAAGGCGGTGCCAGAAACTGGGTGGACCAATACGGATCTTCGGAAACAGTTGGCCGTAGGGATTAATGAGGTGACCCGCGCTCTGGAGAAGAACGATCTCTTTCTGGTCATAGTGTGCAAATCGGCCAAGCCGGAGATGATCACCAAGCACATCATGGAGCTGAGCTACAGCCGGGAGGTCCCCGCCCTGCAGCTGCCCCGGCTCAGCGAGAACATCGCCCCCACCCTCGGCCTAAAATCCGTGTTGGCGCTAGGCCTCCGAAAATCCGCAGACTTATTCCACGAGCAAGTGAAGGCCATCCTCCCGCTTGTGCCACCGCTCCATGTGCCTTGGCTCCCCATAGAAGGCGCCACCCCAAAAAAGTTCATCGTTTCAGTAGAGGAAGATGAACCGGAAGAGGCCGAACCCGGGAATCCCCCCTCTGCCAAAAAACGTAAACTGTCCACCGCCGTCCCGGTAGATATAAAGCTACACAACCTCAAAGTCAAGAAGATCGTTCCGAACCcagcaaagaagaagaagaagaaagaaaagaaagcgCAGAAAAAAGTGCTAAAGCAAAAAACAAAGTGa